The following coding sequences lie in one Flavobacterium sediminis genomic window:
- the purE gene encoding 5-(carboxyamino)imidazole ribonucleotide mutase, translated as MKVAVVMGSISDMPVMQDAINIIKEFGIEVEVDIVSAHRTPEKLVDFSSNAHNRGISVIIAGAGGAAHLPGMVASMSPLPVIGVPVKSSNSIDGWDSVLSILQMPGGVPVATVALNGAKNAGILAAQIIGSSDKTILDKIVAYKESLKQAVLKAAADLKA; from the coding sequence ATGAAAGTAGCAGTAGTAATGGGCAGCATTTCAGATATGCCGGTAATGCAAGACGCCATCAACATCATAAAAGAATTTGGAATTGAGGTAGAAGTAGATATTGTTTCTGCACACCGTACGCCTGAAAAATTAGTAGATTTCAGTTCAAATGCGCACAACAGAGGAATTTCTGTCATTATTGCCGGTGCCGGAGGTGCCGCACATTTACCGGGGATGGTGGCTTCTATGAGTCCGCTTCCGGTTATCGGTGTTCCGGTAAAATCGAGCAATTCTATTGACGGTTGGGATTCTGTCCTATCCATTCTACAAATGCCGGGCGGTGTTCCTGTGGCGACTGTAGCACTGAACGGGGCAAAGAATGCCGGTATTTTAGCCGCTCAGATCATAGGAAGCAGTGATAAAACTATATTAGACAAGATCGTTGCCTATAAAGAAAGTTTAAAACAAGCTGTTTTAAAAGCCGCAGCCGACTTGAAAGCTTAG
- a CDS encoding M3 family metallopeptidase, whose translation MNTFLEKFNTKYNSAPFSQIQLSDYKPAFEACIAKAKQEIDCIIHDTKAPDFDNTIAALDFAGQELDRLSSIFFNLNSAETSDEMQKIAQEVSPWLTEFSNDITLNEDLFKRVKAIYDTKDNLSLTVEQQTLLDKKYKGFVRNGALLNEEQKKKLREIDTQLAKLKLTFGENVLAETNNYQLHVTNEADLQGLPEGAKEAAADLAKSKNVEGWIFTLDFPSYLPFVTYVDNRELRKEISIAYGKKAFQNNEFDNQQNVKDIVRLRHERANLLGYASHAHFVLEERMAQSPEKVQSFLNDLLEKAKPAAEKEFAELTAFAKESDGIEHLEKWDGAYYSEKLKQKKFNLDDEKLKPYFKLENVLQGAFTVAEKLYGITFKEIFDIDKYHEDVKTYEVVDFEGNLVALFYADFFPRKGKRNGAWMTSFKSQFIKNGINERPHISNVCNFTPPTKTKPSLLTFNEVTTLFHEFGHGLHGMLANTTYPSLSGTSVYWDFVELPSQIMENWCYQPEALALFATHYETGEIIPQEYVDKIKESANFLEGLATVRQLSFGLLDMAYHGKPQPIEDVKKFELKAFESTKLYPDVTENCMSTSFSHIFQGGYSSGYYSYKWAEVLDADAFAYFEEKGIFNKEVAAKFKEYVLSKGGTEHPMELYKKFRGHEPTPEALLKRAGLV comes from the coding sequence ATGAACACTTTTTTGGAAAAATTTAACACTAAATATAATTCGGCTCCTTTCAGCCAAATTCAACTGTCTGATTACAAACCGGCGTTCGAAGCTTGCATAGCAAAGGCAAAGCAGGAAATCGATTGCATAATTCACGATACAAAAGCGCCTGATTTTGATAATACAATTGCTGCTTTAGATTTTGCCGGACAAGAATTAGATCGTTTATCCAGCATCTTTTTCAACTTAAATTCAGCAGAAACTTCTGATGAGATGCAAAAAATCGCTCAGGAAGTATCGCCTTGGCTGACTGAATTCAGCAATGATATCACTTTAAATGAAGATCTGTTCAAAAGAGTCAAAGCAATTTATGATACAAAAGACAATCTGTCTCTTACTGTGGAACAGCAAACGTTATTGGACAAAAAATACAAAGGTTTTGTTCGCAACGGCGCTTTATTGAATGAAGAGCAGAAGAAAAAGCTTCGCGAGATCGATACACAATTAGCTAAACTTAAATTGACTTTTGGCGAAAACGTTTTGGCAGAGACCAACAATTACCAGTTACATGTTACGAATGAAGCCGATTTACAAGGCTTACCGGAAGGTGCTAAAGAAGCCGCAGCCGACTTAGCCAAAAGTAAAAATGTTGAAGGTTGGATCTTTACTTTGGATTTTCCAAGTTATTTGCCTTTTGTAACCTATGTTGATAATAGAGAATTACGAAAAGAAATTTCTATTGCTTACGGGAAAAAAGCATTTCAAAATAACGAATTTGACAATCAGCAAAACGTTAAAGATATCGTTCGTTTGCGTCACGAGCGCGCCAACTTATTAGGTTATGCTTCTCATGCTCATTTTGTTCTGGAAGAACGAATGGCTCAAAGTCCGGAAAAAGTTCAATCGTTTTTAAATGATCTTTTAGAAAAAGCCAAACCAGCTGCTGAAAAAGAATTTGCCGAACTTACTGCTTTTGCAAAAGAATCAGACGGAATTGAGCATCTGGAAAAATGGGATGGTGCTTATTATTCGGAAAAATTGAAACAGAAAAAATTCAATTTAGATGATGAAAAATTAAAACCGTATTTCAAATTAGAAAATGTTTTACAAGGTGCTTTTACCGTTGCTGAAAAATTATACGGAATTACATTTAAAGAGATATTTGACATCGACAAATATCACGAAGATGTAAAAACATACGAAGTTGTAGACTTTGAAGGCAATCTTGTTGCGCTTTTTTATGCTGATTTTTTCCCTAGAAAAGGAAAGCGAAACGGTGCCTGGATGACTTCCTTTAAATCACAATTTATCAAAAACGGAATCAACGAGCGTCCGCATATTTCCAATGTATGTAATTTTACACCACCTACTAAAACCAAACCATCTTTGTTAACTTTTAATGAAGTTACTACTTTGTTTCACGAATTCGGACATGGTTTGCATGGTATGTTAGCAAATACTACTTATCCGAGTTTATCAGGAACTTCTGTGTATTGGGATTTTGTAGAATTACCGAGTCAAATCATGGAAAACTGGTGTTACCAACCGGAAGCTTTGGCATTATTTGCTACACATTATGAAACCGGAGAAATTATTCCGCAGGAATATGTAGATAAAATTAAAGAAAGTGCCAACTTTTTAGAAGGATTGGCTACGGTTCGCCAACTGAGCTTTGGTTTGCTTGACATGGCTTATCACGGAAAACCTCAACCTATAGAGGATGTCAAAAAATTTGAATTAAAAGCATTTGAAAGTACTAAACTATATCCGGATGTGACTGAAAATTGCATGAGTACTTCCTTTTCACATATTTTTCAAGGCGGCTATTCTTCCGGTTATTATAGTTACAAATGGGCAGAAGTTTTAGATGCTGATGCTTTTGCTTACTTTGAAGAAAAAGGCATCTTCAACAAAGAAGTGGCTGCGAAATTCAAAGAGTATGTTCTTTCTAAAGGAGGAACCGAACACCCGATGGAGTTGTATAAAAAATTCCGTGGTCATGAACCGACACCGGAAGCTTTATTAAAAAGAGCGGGATTGGTTTAG
- a CDS encoding UbiA prenyltransferase family protein yields the protein MRFLQKVLDFYIESSIHVALAVYALIRVTFLKLHLPYDEAVAYFGFYGTIVGYNFIKYDELARVRRVPLTNRFKAIIGLSFLCFCATLYYFWQLQSITKWIGIGSLLLTVLYTIPFFPNKSNMRNWSGIKIYLVAIAWVAVTVWLPVINAHYSIDLIVVLKSLQRFILVFVLMLIFEIVDLQFDELYLKTIPQQIGEKRTKWLAYGLLFLFVLLDFFKPYVSKQQFFVNTFFALVLGIFTFYANSRKNKYFTSLWAESLPIFWLVMLLVFER from the coding sequence ATGCGTTTTTTACAGAAAGTACTCGATTTTTATATTGAAAGCAGTATTCATGTTGCTTTAGCGGTTTATGCCTTGATAAGGGTTACTTTTTTGAAATTGCACCTGCCTTATGACGAAGCTGTGGCTTATTTTGGTTTTTACGGAACTATTGTAGGGTATAATTTTATTAAATATGACGAATTAGCCAGAGTACGTCGGGTTCCTTTGACCAATCGGTTTAAAGCGATTATCGGTTTAAGTTTTTTGTGCTTTTGTGCAACACTCTACTATTTTTGGCAATTACAGTCCATAACAAAGTGGATAGGAATTGGTTCTTTGCTTTTAACGGTTTTATATACTATTCCTTTTTTTCCGAACAAGTCCAATATGCGAAATTGGAGCGGAATAAAAATCTATTTAGTAGCGATCGCATGGGTAGCCGTTACAGTTTGGCTTCCGGTGATCAATGCGCATTATTCTATAGACCTGATTGTAGTTTTAAAAAGCCTACAGCGCTTCATTTTGGTTTTTGTGCTGATGTTGATCTTTGAGATTGTCGATCTGCAATTTGACGAGTTGTATTTAAAAACCATTCCGCAGCAAATAGGAGAGAAAAGAACAAAATGGCTGGCTTATGGTTTATTGTTTCTTTTTGTTTTACTCGACTTTTTCAAACCTTATGTGTCAAAGCAGCAGTTTTTTGTAAATACTTTTTTTGCTTTGGTCCTAGGGATCTTTACTTTTTATGCCAATTCCAGAAAAAATAAATATTTTACGAGCCTCTGGGCTGAAAGCTTACCGATTTTTTGGTTGGTGATGTTGTTGGTTTTTGAAAGGTAG
- a CDS encoding thiol-disulfide oxidoreductase DCC family protein — protein sequence MNQKVVFFDGICAMCNYLVLFVLEKDKNKQTKFISLQSQSAKELLDKYKVQYNVEELTTIFYLKNETVYTHSDAILELLIDIKYYKTVAKIFKKIPVSLRNGIYSLIADKRYFWFGKTEACQLLTKEERSRIIE from the coding sequence ATGAACCAGAAAGTTGTTTTTTTTGACGGAATATGTGCTATGTGTAATTATTTGGTTCTGTTTGTTTTAGAAAAAGATAAAAACAAGCAGACAAAATTTATTTCATTACAATCTCAAAGTGCAAAAGAGTTATTGGATAAGTATAAGGTTCAGTATAATGTTGAAGAATTGACAACGATATTTTATCTAAAAAATGAAACTGTTTATACGCATTCAGATGCTATTTTGGAATTGTTGATCGATATTAAATATTATAAAACAGTTGCAAAAATTTTTAAAAAGATTCCGGTTTCTTTGAGAAACGGAATTTATTCACTTATTGCAGATAAAAGATATTTCTGGTTCGGAAAAACAGAAGCTTGTCAATTATTAACAAAAGAAGAAAGAAGCAGAATAATTGAATGA
- a CDS encoding group III truncated hemoglobin, translated as MKDIETREDLLLIMEKFYNKLLVDDTIKHFFTETTTVSQHLPEHFETLATFWEQALFLRGGYFKNMIEIHKKVHDQSPFSGEHYKTWLKHLFTTLDEYFSGPKAEQMKTMSQSMATVMQIKFT; from the coding sequence ATGAAAGATATTGAGACCCGAGAAGATTTGTTACTAATCATGGAAAAATTTTATAACAAGCTCTTAGTTGATGATACTATCAAACATTTTTTTACAGAAACCACAACGGTTAGCCAACATCTGCCGGAGCACTTTGAGACATTAGCCACTTTTTGGGAACAAGCTCTCTTTTTAAGAGGTGGCTATTTTAAAAACATGATTGAAATACACAAAAAGGTACACGACCAAAGTCCATTTTCCGGGGAGCATTACAAAACATGGCTCAAGCATCTTTTTACTACTTTAGACGAATATTTTTCAGGACCAAAAGCCGAACAAATGAAAACAATGTCACAAAGTATGGCGACAGTGATGCAAATAAAATTTACTTAA
- a CDS encoding 3-oxoacyl-ACP synthase III family protein, which yields MNIKITGSGSYVPTEKVTNLDFARHNFLNEDGTQFPQPNEIIAQKFLEITGIEERRYVTDDLLSSDIAAIAAQRAIDDAKIDPETLDYIILAHNFGDVKKGAIQSDILPSLASRVKHSLKIKNPKCVAYDILFGCPGWVEGVIQAQAFIKAGMAKKCLVIGAETLSRVVDIHDRDSMIYSDGAGATIIEATEEEGGVLAHESATFTYDEAYYLFFGNSYDKQLDPDVRYIKMHGRKIYEFSLSNVPKAMAACLDKSGVPIEKVKKILIHQANEKMDEAIIQRFFRLYKQTPPDGVMPMSIHKLGNSSVATIPTLYDLLVKNKLEKHELNKGDIIMFASVGAGMNINAFVYQM from the coding sequence ATGAATATCAAAATAACAGGATCAGGTTCTTATGTTCCTACTGAAAAAGTAACCAACTTAGACTTTGCTCGACACAATTTTTTAAATGAAGACGGAACACAATTTCCGCAACCTAATGAAATTATTGCTCAAAAATTTTTAGAGATAACCGGAATTGAAGAACGAAGATATGTCACTGATGATCTATTGTCGTCTGACATCGCTGCAATTGCAGCACAACGGGCTATTGATGATGCTAAAATTGACCCGGAAACATTAGATTATATTATTCTGGCTCACAATTTCGGCGACGTAAAAAAAGGTGCTATTCAATCTGATATTCTACCCAGTTTAGCCTCACGAGTAAAACACAGTTTAAAAATTAAGAACCCTAAATGTGTAGCTTATGATATTTTATTCGGATGTCCGGGTTGGGTTGAAGGGGTTATCCAAGCTCAGGCTTTTATCAAAGCCGGAATGGCAAAAAAATGTTTAGTGATCGGTGCAGAAACGCTATCACGTGTTGTAGACATTCATGACAGGGATTCTATGATCTATTCTGACGGTGCAGGAGCTACTATTATTGAAGCAACGGAAGAAGAAGGTGGAGTCTTAGCACATGAATCAGCCACTTTTACCTATGATGAGGCTTACTATTTATTCTTTGGCAATTCTTATGATAAACAACTGGATCCAGATGTTCGCTACATTAAAATGCATGGTCGAAAAATTTATGAATTCTCATTAAGCAATGTACCGAAAGCTATGGCAGCATGTTTAGATAAAAGCGGGGTTCCTATAGAGAAAGTCAAAAAAATATTGATTCACCAAGCCAATGAAAAAATGGATGAAGCTATTATTCAACGTTTCTTTCGTTTATACAAACAAACGCCACCAGACGGAGTGATGCCTATGAGTATTCATAAACTTGGAAATTCCAGTGTAGCAACAATTCCGACGTTATACGATCTATTGGTCAAAAACAAGCTGGAAAAACATGAACTTAACAAAGGTGATATTATTATGTTTGCCTCAGTAGGAGCCGGAATGAACATCAATGCTTTTGTATACCAGATGTAA
- a CDS encoding lipopolysaccharide biosynthesis protein, whose protein sequence is MQDVQSHKQAFWFTLINYLGIAIGVISTVFVYPNDKDFLGKVGFVDSIAQMLYPILVFGGAQALIHFYPNLSDNNKRQLFKYGIFTISGIGIGVLLLLLLGQFLIDWDRYRYLFFAFPLAVVSAFVELFKRQAANLQKIAVPTFYEKIIPKIALPVVFVLVLLGWMTESIAITTFIAFYFLLLLLLSQYLFRFFSIRGEGSFQELFTEIPKKEYLSYCFYTFIGSFGSFLAFRVDGFMIPLFCEFEDNGTYRIAVNLASALAIPATGLFTIYAPQVSALIKNEDWNTLQMKYVETAKVLFFIGAIVLGCVFLGIESFFEFLPTGQKLMASVPIIYVLGSNVLFNMATGFNSEIISYSKYYRFNIVSVLILVVLNISLNWYFLTQTEIGILGVAIASFIAMALFNIAKLIFIYKKFGILPFDKSYAKLILVLNITFFGIYAMPKFENLWVDVAVKVTFFLVVTLSLVLQMQLIPAMNFWLNKFRK, encoded by the coding sequence ATGCAAGACGTACAATCACATAAACAGGCATTTTGGTTTACTCTGATTAATTATTTAGGGATTGCTATCGGAGTGATTTCTACGGTTTTTGTATATCCTAACGATAAAGATTTTTTAGGTAAAGTTGGTTTTGTAGATAGTATTGCGCAAATGTTGTATCCGATTCTGGTATTTGGCGGAGCACAAGCTCTGATTCACTTCTATCCGAATCTTTCCGATAATAATAAACGCCAGCTTTTTAAATACGGAATTTTTACGATTTCGGGAATTGGTATTGGAGTATTGTTGCTATTATTGTTAGGACAATTTCTCATTGACTGGGATCGTTACCGGTATTTATTTTTTGCCTTTCCGTTAGCTGTTGTGTCGGCATTTGTTGAATTGTTTAAACGGCAGGCAGCCAATTTGCAGAAAATTGCAGTTCCGACATTTTATGAGAAGATAATCCCGAAAATAGCCCTTCCGGTAGTTTTTGTATTGGTTTTACTCGGTTGGATGACAGAAAGTATAGCCATCACAACATTTATAGCCTTTTACTTTTTGCTCTTATTGTTGTTGAGTCAATATCTCTTTCGCTTTTTTTCAATCAGAGGAGAAGGGAGTTTCCAGGAACTCTTTACAGAAATTCCTAAGAAAGAATATTTAAGCTATTGTTTCTATACTTTTATTGGAAGCTTCGGTTCTTTTTTAGCTTTTAGAGTAGATGGCTTTATGATTCCGTTATTTTGCGAGTTTGAAGACAACGGGACTTATAGGATCGCTGTGAATTTGGCTTCGGCTTTGGCAATTCCTGCCACAGGATTATTTACAATATATGCTCCTCAGGTTTCAGCTTTAATTAAAAATGAAGATTGGAATACATTGCAGATGAAATATGTGGAAACAGCTAAAGTATTGTTTTTTATAGGGGCAATTGTTTTAGGCTGTGTTTTTTTGGGAATTGAATCGTTTTTTGAATTCTTGCCTACGGGACAAAAATTAATGGCTTCGGTTCCTATTATCTATGTTTTAGGAAGTAATGTGTTGTTTAATATGGCAACCGGCTTTAATTCGGAAATTATTTCGTATTCCAAATATTATCGTTTTAATATAGTTTCAGTGCTGATTCTGGTAGTTTTGAATATTTCATTGAATTGGTATTTCTTAACACAAACCGAAATCGGAATTTTAGGTGTGGCCATCGCTTCTTTTATTGCCATGGCACTTTTTAATATAGCTAAATTGATTTTTATCTATAAAAAATTTGGCATACTTCCGTTTGATAAAAGTTATGCCAAATTAATTTTAGTGTTGAATATTACATTTTTCGGAATTTATGCAATGCCGAAATTCGAAAATCTATGGGTGGATGTAGCTGTGAAAGTAACATTTTTTTTAGTAGTTACTTTAAGTTTGGTACTTCAAATGCAATTGATACCGGCGATGAATTTCTGGCTTAATAAATTTAGAAAATAA
- a CDS encoding glycosyltransferase family 2 protein produces MDIKVAVILVTYNGERWLEKCLKSLQNSIFKVQVIAIDNASTDNSISILKEFDFVELIQSKENLGFGKANNIGIHKAIEAGFEYLFLLNQDTWVYPQTIQNLVLIADGNPDYGIVSPVHFSADEKALDANFEMYWNRKTKAVSQVVDEVPFINAAAWLLPKRVIEKVGYFEPMFSHYGEDRNYSDRVHYHGFKTIVVKNSEICHDRIISRSFQKDIKQSKYKMLAEVLDVNQSWLKAYFSAFRSAIGLPKYFSKFYSLEQTLSMAVQLVGYYVLLKLHFLTIFKARKSYR; encoded by the coding sequence ATGGATATAAAGGTTGCTGTTATTTTAGTTACATATAATGGAGAAAGATGGCTTGAAAAATGCCTGAAATCTCTGCAAAACTCTATTTTTAAGGTTCAGGTTATTGCAATAGACAACGCTTCAACAGACAACTCTATTTCTATTTTAAAGGAATTTGATTTTGTAGAACTAATTCAGTCAAAAGAAAATTTAGGTTTTGGTAAGGCTAATAATATTGGGATACATAAAGCAATAGAAGCTGGTTTTGAGTATCTTTTTTTACTAAATCAAGATACTTGGGTTTATCCGCAAACTATTCAGAATTTAGTTCTGATAGCGGATGGTAATCCAGATTATGGAATTGTAAGTCCAGTGCATTTTTCGGCAGATGAAAAGGCTTTAGATGCTAATTTTGAAATGTATTGGAATAGGAAAACTAAAGCTGTTTCTCAGGTTGTCGATGAAGTACCATTTATAAATGCTGCGGCTTGGCTGTTACCTAAACGAGTAATCGAAAAAGTAGGGTATTTTGAACCGATGTTCAGTCATTATGGAGAGGATAGAAATTATTCAGACAGGGTACACTATCACGGTTTTAAAACCATAGTGGTTAAAAATTCAGAAATTTGTCATGACAGGATAATTTCGAGAAGTTTTCAAAAAGATATCAAGCAATCTAAATATAAAATGTTGGCTGAAGTTTTAGATGTTAATCAGTCATGGTTAAAAGCATATTTTTCAGCTTTTCGTTCTGCTATTGGTTTGCCTAAATATTTCTCTAAATTCTATAGTTTGGAGCAAACTCTTTCGATGGCAGTTCAATTAGTGGGATATTATGTTTTGCTGAAATTACATTTTTTAACCATTTTTAAAGCAAGAAAAAGTTATCGTTAA
- a CDS encoding glycosyltransferase has product MKFYIVIPAHNEANLIGLTLESLANQTVLPSKVVVVNDNSTDNTEDIIDQFSEKYSWLSLINNSSEALHLPGSKVILAFNKGLETLDTDYDFIVKADADLIFPENYFEMIVKHFQSDPRLGMVGGFAYIEKNGEWILENLTDKDHIRGAFKAYRKACFEQIGGLKPAMGWDTVDELLCKFYGWQVTTDESLHVKHLKPTGANYNKSSRYKQGEAFYSLGYGFIITAIASLKLALRKGKPFLFIDYLNGFWKAKKDKKPLLVNQEQAKFIRQYRWKKMKEKLLH; this is encoded by the coding sequence ATGAAGTTTTACATTGTCATCCCGGCTCATAATGAAGCTAATCTGATTGGATTAACACTAGAATCTTTGGCAAACCAAACCGTTTTACCGAGCAAAGTGGTAGTTGTCAATGACAATTCTACGGATAACACAGAAGACATCATAGATCAATTTTCCGAGAAATACTCTTGGCTATCTTTGATCAATAATTCTTCTGAAGCATTACATTTACCGGGAAGTAAAGTTATTTTAGCTTTTAACAAAGGTTTGGAAACGCTGGATACCGATTATGATTTCATTGTAAAAGCTGATGCCGACTTGATTTTTCCCGAGAACTACTTTGAAATGATTGTTAAACACTTTCAATCTGACCCAAGATTAGGAATGGTTGGCGGTTTTGCTTATATAGAAAAAAACGGAGAATGGATTTTAGAGAACTTAACTGATAAAGATCATATCCGTGGTGCTTTTAAAGCCTATCGCAAAGCATGCTTCGAACAAATTGGCGGACTAAAACCCGCTATGGGTTGGGACACTGTAGATGAACTACTTTGTAAATTTTACGGTTGGCAAGTTACAACAGACGAAAGCCTGCACGTCAAACATTTAAAACCCACCGGTGCTAATTATAACAAATCCTCCCGCTACAAACAAGGCGAAGCTTTTTATTCTTTAGGTTATGGTTTTATAATTACAGCAATTGCATCGTTGAAATTAGCTTTACGAAAAGGAAAACCATTCCTTTTTATAGATTACCTCAACGGGTTTTGGAAAGCTAAAAAAGATAAAAAGCCATTATTAGTCAACCAAGAACAAGCTAAATTTATCAGACAATATCGTTGGAAGAAAATGAAAGAAAAGTTGTTGCATTAA
- a CDS encoding MlaE family ABC transporter permease: MFVIRILSQIGKYFIMLKEIFSRHTKWNVMKQLILKEVNDLVIDSLGIVCFISFFVGGVVAIQTALNLTNPLIPKYLIGFATRQSVILEFAPTFVSIIMAGKMGSFITSSIGTMRVTEQIDALEVMGVNSLNYLVFPKIIALLLYPFVIGIAMFLGNLGGWMATVYGGFASSNEFITGLQEDFIPFHIAYAFIKTVVFAFILATIPSFHGFYMKGGALEVGKASTVSFVWTSVVIILMNYILTQMLLS, from the coding sequence ATGTTTGTAATTCGAATTTTATCTCAAATAGGAAAATATTTCATTATGCTCAAAGAAATATTTAGTCGTCATACTAAATGGAACGTAATGAAACAGTTAATTTTAAAAGAGGTAAACGACTTAGTAATCGATTCATTAGGAATTGTTTGTTTTATTTCGTTTTTCGTTGGTGGAGTTGTTGCAATTCAAACGGCATTGAACCTTACTAATCCCTTAATCCCCAAATATCTGATCGGGTTTGCAACAAGACAATCTGTTATTTTAGAATTTGCGCCTACTTTTGTTTCCATCATCATGGCTGGTAAAATGGGCTCTTTCATAACTTCGAGTATCGGAACCATGAGAGTAACGGAACAGATAGACGCATTGGAAGTAATGGGAGTTAATTCTTTGAACTATTTGGTTTTCCCGAAAATTATAGCTCTGCTTTTGTATCCGTTTGTGATCGGGATTGCTATGTTCTTAGGGAATTTAGGCGGATGGATGGCTACTGTATACGGAGGGTTTGCTTCCAGTAACGAATTCATTACCGGTTTACAGGAAGATTTTATTCCGTTTCACATCGCTTACGCTTTTATCAAAACAGTAGTCTTTGCATTCATTCTTGCCACGATACCTTCTTTCCATGGTTTTTACATGAAAGGCGGAGCTTTAGAAGTAGGTAAAGCCAGTACTGTATCTTTCGTCTGGACATCGGTTGTTATTATTTTGATGAATTATATTTTAACCCAAATGTTATTAAGCTAA
- a CDS encoding ABC transporter ATP-binding protein: MIEVKNLEKTFGTQKVLKGISTLFEAGQTSLVIGQSGSGKTVFLKSLLGIHTPENGTISFDGRIYSEMSKDEKQDLRTEMGMVFQGSALFDSMTVEENVGFPLKMFSNKTPKEIKERVDFVIERVNLIDAHHKMPSEISGGMQKRVAIARAIVNNPKYLFCDEPNSGLDPKTAIVIDNLIQEITKEYNITTVINTHDMNSVMEIGEKIIFLKNGLLEWEGSNKEIFKTDNEAVTDFVYSSELFKKVRRMYLEEDSESK, encoded by the coding sequence ATGATAGAAGTCAAAAATTTAGAAAAAACATTTGGCACACAAAAAGTTTTAAAAGGAATTTCAACCCTTTTTGAAGCAGGTCAAACCAGTTTAGTCATTGGTCAGAGCGGATCCGGAAAAACTGTATTTTTAAAGTCTCTTTTAGGCATACATACTCCTGAGAACGGAACGATTTCATTTGACGGAAGGATTTATTCGGAAATGTCAAAAGACGAAAAACAGGATCTCAGAACCGAAATGGGAATGGTTTTTCAAGGAAGCGCTTTGTTCGACAGTATGACCGTAGAAGAAAACGTTGGTTTTCCATTAAAGATGTTTTCTAATAAAACACCGAAAGAGATAAAAGAACGTGTTGATTTTGTTATTGAAAGAGTAAATCTGATAGATGCACATCATAAAATGCCGTCTGAGATTTCAGGTGGAATGCAAAAACGCGTCGCAATAGCCAGAGCTATTGTAAATAATCCTAAATATCTGTTCTGCGATGAGCCTAACTCAGGACTTGACCCTAAAACGGCTATTGTTATCGACAATCTGATTCAGGAAATTACTAAGGAATACAACATTACTACGGTAATCAATACCCATGACATGAACTCAGTAATGGAAATTGGTGAAAAGATCATATTCCTGAAAAACGGACTTCTGGAATGGGAAGGCAGTAACAAAGAGATCTTTAAAACCGATAACGAAGCGGTAACAGACTTTGTATACTCTTCAGAATTGTTTAAGAAAGTAAGGAGAATGTATCTCGAAGAAGATTCAGAAAGCAAATAA